Proteins co-encoded in one Mycobacterium mantenii genomic window:
- a CDS encoding DUF3040 domain-containing protein — MPLSDHEQRMLDQIESALYAEDPKFASSVRGGGFRAPTARRRLQGVALFVIGLAMLVSGVAFKATMIGNFPILSVFGFIVMFGGVIFAITGPRLSGRSDHSGPAPTSLRQRRNKSGGSFTSRMEDRFRRRFDD; from the coding sequence ATGCCACTCTCCGATCATGAGCAGCGGATGCTCGATCAGATCGAGAGCGCTCTCTATGCCGAGGACCCCAAATTCGCGTCAAGTGTCCGTGGCGGCGGGTTTCGCGCACCGACCGCCCGTCGGCGGCTGCAGGGCGTAGCGCTGTTCGTCATCGGTCTGGCGATGCTGGTCTCCGGGGTGGCGTTCAAGGCCACGATGATCGGAAACTTCCCGATCCTCAGCGTCTTCGGGTTCATCGTCATGTTCGGCGGGGTGATCTTCGCGATCACCGGCCCCCGGTTGTCCGGCAGGTCCGATCATTCCGGCCCGGCCCCCACATCGCTGCGTCAGCGTCGCAACAAGAGCGGGGGTTCGTTCACCAGCCGCATGGAGGACCGCTTCCGCCGCCGCTTCGACGACTAA
- a CDS encoding GNAT family N-acetyltransferase, translated as MAIFLIDLLPDDMERRLDDALSVYVDAMRYPRGTENQRAAMWLEHIRRRGWQGAGVVETQEADSEGAQLPSAEDLASARLLGVAYGYPGAPGQWWQQQVVLGMQRGGSPPQEISRLMDSYFELTELHIHPHAQGRGLGEALARRLLAGRTEQNVLLSTPETSGEPNRAWRLYRRLGFTDIIRGYHFAGDPRAFAILGRKLPL; from the coding sequence TTGGCGATATTCCTCATCGATCTGCTTCCCGACGACATGGAGCGCCGCCTCGATGACGCGCTGTCGGTGTACGTCGATGCGATGCGCTACCCGCGGGGCACCGAGAATCAGCGCGCCGCGATGTGGCTGGAACACATCCGGCGACGTGGCTGGCAGGGCGCCGGCGTCGTGGAAACCCAAGAAGCCGACAGCGAAGGCGCACAGCTGCCCTCGGCGGAAGACCTGGCCAGCGCCCGGCTGCTCGGCGTCGCCTACGGTTATCCCGGTGCGCCCGGGCAATGGTGGCAGCAGCAGGTCGTTCTGGGCATGCAGCGCGGCGGCTCGCCGCCCCAGGAGATCTCCCGGCTGATGGACAGCTACTTCGAGTTGACCGAGCTGCACATCCATCCCCACGCCCAGGGTCGCGGCCTCGGCGAGGCGTTGGCCCGGCGGCTGCTCGCCGGCCGCACCGAGCAGAATGTGCTGCTCTCCACGCCGGAAACCAGTGGTGAACCCAATCGCGCCTGGCGGTTGTACCGGCGCCTGGGGTTCACCGACATCATCCGCGGCTATCACTTCGCCGGCGACCCGCGGGCGTTTGCGATCCTGGGCCGCAAGCTGCCCCTGTAG